The window AAGGGACTGGGGGAGATGGATGCCGACCAGTTGGCCGAGACGACCATGGATCCGCGCCAGCGCACCCTGCGCCGGCTGACGGTCGATGACGGAGCCGCGGCGGCCGAGGTGTTCGAACTGCTGATGGGCTCGGAAGTAGCGCCACGCAAGGAGTTCATCGTGCAGGGTGCCTACGAGGTCGACATGGAGTCGTTGGACGCCTGACCGGAGTCGTGGGCGACGAACACGTCGTTGCGCACGGAGCGCACCCGGGGCTGTCGGTGCTGCCGGTGCTGTCGGGGCTGTCGGGGCTCAGGCGTGCTCGGTGAGGAGCCCCGTGTCCACGTCGTAGAGGAACCCGCCCACGGTGGCACGACCGCTGATGAGGGGGTGGGTGCTGACCTTGCGTACATCATCGGTGAGCGTCTGGAGTTGGTCGTCGACCACGTCGAAGGGCTGCCAGGAGGCATCGACACCTGCCGACTCGGAGACTCGCTGACGCAGTTGTGCCTCGGTCGAACTGGCCATGGCGCAGCGGGTGTGCGGCACGATCAGGATGCGATCCACTCCCAGGAGGTGAACGGCCAGGACCAGCGCCTCGAAGGCCTGGGGAGTGACGCGACCACCCGGGTTGCGAAACATCTTGGCGTCGCCGTGTTGGAGGCCGAGCATCCGGAGCGGATCGATCCGCGAGTCCATGCAGGTCACGATGGCGACGCCCGCGTGGGCTACGCCGTCGAAGTCACCGCCCGTGAACGTCGCGGCGTACTCCCGGTTTGCTTCGAGCAGGTCGTCGAACGCTGACATGTCTGCAAATTTAGCCCGTCGCGTCGAGCGACCGGCGACGGACCCTGCCGGTGTCAGGGTTCGATCTCGCGGCGCTGGATTGCGCGTACCTCGTCCACCAGGATGGTCGAGAGGGCGGGACTGGTTTCGCGATGCGACCACGCGGTGTCGAGGAGCGCGTCGAACATCTCAGGAGTCGCCTGCGAGCGCTTCTGGAACCCTTCGATCTGGGCGATCAGGGCGGCGGCCAGATCGGGTTCGAGTTCGCGGTGACTCCAGGCGAGTTCCTTGACGTCGGACAACCGCGAGCGCAGCGCGCGCTGACGGGCCTGCGCGGCGCGGAACGTGACGAGGATCGTTGCCACGAGACCCACCGCGACCAGCCCGAGCGAGAGCGGGATCAAGTACGCCACGTCGAGGATTCTCTCAGACGCACCGTCAACCGCCCGCGCGCAGCACCTGGGACGTCGACACTCCCTTGGTGTCGGCGTGCCGGAAGACGATCAGGGCCAGCACACCGGCGATCAGCGCGCAGCCGGCCGCGCCGAGGAACACGGTCTGCTCCTGGGCGATGCCCGCGACCTTGAGCATGCGGGTGAACTCGTCGCACTTGCTCTTGCCGTCGCACACCTCGCGTACGGGCGGGATGTCGCCCTGCTCGGCGTAGTAGCGGCGCAGCCCGAGGGTGGTGAGAGCAGAGATTCCGACCAACATGCCCACCATCCGCGCGACCACGACCAAGGCGGTGGACACCCCGTGGACGTCTGCTCGGGTGGCGGCCAGGACTGCGGCGTTGACCGGGGCGAGCGCCAGCCCGAAGCCCAGGCCGCCGAGGACCAGCGCGATGTTCGCGCTCGGCTCGTGCAGGGACTCCAGGCCCCACCTGCTCATCAACAAGAAGCCAGCCGCCGCGCACACCATGCCGACACAGGTGATCACGCCCGCGCTGAGACGGCGAGTCAGATAGCCACCCAGCACTGCCCCGACCGGCAAGGCGACCAGGAAGCGTACGAGCACCAGCGCGGCCATCAACTGGGAGTCCGGGTAGATCGTGGTGCGGGCGAAGAGGGGAATGTCGATCAGGGCCGCGATCAGGGCCGCACCGATGAAGAAGGACACCACCATTGAGCCCCACGCGGCGGTCTCGCGCAGGGCGTCGTGGGGGATCAGCGGGTTGGCGGTGCGAGCCAGGTGCCAGGCCAGCAGTCCGCTGGCGATCGCCGCGACGGCCAGGTAGTACAGACCCTTGTCGCTGAACACCTCGATCTTGGGGTCGGCTGTCGCGAAGGCCAAGATCACGCCACTCAGCGCGGCCGCGAGCAGGAGTGCACCGAGAAGGTCGGCGTCACGCGCGGAGCGAGACCACGCGCGCAGGTCGACCAAGGGGTGACGCGCGGTCGAACATCGCACCAGGAACAGCACGGCGCAGGCGATGGCGACCGCGCCGACCGGCGTCAGCCAACGGCCGTCGCCGACGAACGGGATGAAGATCTGACCCCACGTGATGTCTCGCACGATCGGTGCGGGTCGCACCATCACCAGCGCCGCAGCGGAGACGGCGAGCCCGGCCAGGAGGAGTCCGACCAGGTCGAAGTGGCCTCGATGGCGCTCGACCGACGCGGAACCCTCGACCGATGGTGGGTGCTCGGACGGCGTGGCTTCGCGTGCCGAGAGCATTCGGATCGCCGCCGCCAGCACCAGTCCGACGGCCACGTTGATCAAGAAGATGGCCGGCCAGGGCGCAACGGCGAGCACCAACGCTCCGAAGAGCGGGCCGATCACCGAGCCGAGTTCCTGGACGGCCGACACGATGCCCAGGGGGACACCGCGACGCTGCACCGGGTAGATGTCGGCGACCAGAGCCAGCGTCGCCGGCACGAGCCCGCCACCCCCGAGCCCTTGCAGGAAGCGACCCACGACCATGCTGGACATGTCGTACGCGAGTGCGGTGAGCAGCGAGCCGACGGCGAAGATCACCAGAGCCGCCACCAGCACGGGGACCCGACCTCGCAGATCGGCGATCCGACCGATCAGCGGCAACATCGCCACATAGCCGAGCAGGAACCCGGAGATGATCGGCGCGGCGCGCT of the Nocardioides sp. genome contains:
- a CDS encoding carbonic anhydrase; its protein translation is MSAFDDLLEANREYAATFTGGDFDGVAHAGVAIVTCMDSRIDPLRMLGLQHGDAKMFRNPGGRVTPQAFEALVLAVHLLGVDRILIVPHTRCAMASSTEAQLRQRVSESAGVDASWQPFDVVDDQLQTLTDDVRKVSTHPLISGRATVGGFLYDVDTGLLTEHA
- a CDS encoding MFS transporter; this translates as MTATDTESPHRSARALLTAASIAVAFAAADTYVVVLALPDMMASAGIPIAELQRAAPIISGFLLGYVAMLPLIGRIADLRGRVPVLVAALVIFAVGSLLTALAYDMSSMVVGRFLQGLGGGGLVPATLALVADIYPVQRRGVPLGIVSAVQELGSVIGPLFGALVLAVAPWPAIFLINVAVGLVLAAAIRMLSAREATPSEHPPSVEGSASVERHRGHFDLVGLLLAGLAVSAAALVMVRPAPIVRDITWGQIFIPFVGDGRWLTPVGAVAIACAVLFLVRCSTARHPLVDLRAWSRSARDADLLGALLLAAALSGVILAFATADPKIEVFSDKGLYYLAVAAIASGLLAWHLARTANPLIPHDALRETAAWGSMVVSFFIGAALIAALIDIPLFARTTIYPDSQLMAALVLVRFLVALPVGAVLGGYLTRRLSAGVITCVGMVCAAAGFLLMSRWGLESLHEPSANIALVLGGLGFGLALAPVNAAVLAATRADVHGVSTALVVVARMVGMLVGISALTTLGLRRYYAEQGDIPPVREVCDGKSKCDEFTRMLKVAGIAQEQTVFLGAAGCALIAGVLALIVFRHADTKGVSTSQVLRAGG